In Rothia mucilaginosa, one genomic interval encodes:
- the metG gene encoding methionine--tRNA ligase — MTATPFYITTAISYPNGNPHIGHAYETIAADVLARFKRLDGFDVRFMTGTDEHGQKMQTTAEKLGKTAKELADENSARFKAMNDALNISYDRFIRTTDPDHYVASQAIWKRMEENGDIYLDKYAGWYSVRDEAYYAEDETEVRDGQRYAIATGTEVEWTEEESYFFRLSKYGDKLLELYANEGYVYPESRRNELISFVKGGLNDLSISRTTFDWGVPVPGNDKHVMYVWVDALTNYLTSLGYPDTDNELFTKYWPADLHLIGKDITRFHSIYWPAFLWSAGIELPKRVFGHGFLLVNGEKMSKSVGNVVDPANLVDAFGLDAVRFFLMREVSFGQDGSYSEESIINRINSDLANNLGNLAQRSLSMVAKNCGGAVPTHGEFTEADRKILDEAAALYEPVRADFDEQAFHRALDRIWTVLADTNAYFAEQEPWTLRKNGELDRMNTVLYVTLEVVRQVALLLQPVMPDSTAKLLTLLGVPEGDARQFAALGTALVPGTELPAPAPVFPRYEAPKA, encoded by the coding sequence ATGACTGCAACTCCGTTCTACATCACCACCGCCATCTCCTACCCCAATGGCAACCCGCACATCGGCCACGCCTACGAAACCATCGCAGCCGACGTGCTAGCCCGCTTCAAGCGCCTCGACGGCTTCGACGTGCGCTTCATGACCGGCACCGACGAGCACGGCCAGAAGATGCAGACCACCGCCGAGAAGCTCGGTAAGACCGCCAAGGAACTCGCCGACGAGAACTCCGCACGCTTCAAAGCAATGAACGACGCGCTGAACATCAGCTACGACCGCTTCATCCGCACCACCGACCCCGACCACTACGTCGCATCCCAGGCCATCTGGAAGCGCATGGAAGAAAACGGCGACATCTACCTCGACAAGTACGCCGGCTGGTACTCCGTACGCGACGAAGCCTACTACGCAGAAGACGAAACCGAAGTACGCGACGGCCAGCGCTACGCCATCGCCACCGGTACCGAAGTCGAATGGACCGAAGAAGAGTCCTACTTCTTCCGCCTCTCCAAGTACGGCGACAAGCTCCTCGAACTCTACGCCAACGAAGGCTACGTCTACCCCGAATCGCGCCGTAACGAACTGATCTCCTTCGTCAAGGGCGGCCTCAACGACCTGTCCATCTCCCGCACCACCTTCGACTGGGGCGTACCCGTACCCGGCAACGACAAGCACGTCATGTACGTGTGGGTCGACGCCCTCACCAACTACCTGACCAGCCTCGGCTACCCCGACACCGACAACGAACTGTTCACCAAGTACTGGCCCGCCGACCTGCACCTCATCGGCAAGGACATCACCCGATTCCACTCCATCTACTGGCCCGCATTCCTGTGGTCCGCCGGAATCGAACTGCCCAAGCGCGTCTTCGGCCACGGCTTCCTGCTCGTCAACGGCGAAAAGATGTCCAAGTCCGTCGGTAACGTCGTCGACCCCGCAAACCTCGTCGACGCATTCGGTCTGGACGCCGTCCGCTTCTTCCTCATGCGTGAGGTGTCCTTCGGGCAGGACGGCTCCTACTCCGAAGAGTCCATCATCAACCGCATCAACTCCGACCTGGCAAACAACCTCGGCAACCTCGCCCAGCGTTCGCTGTCCATGGTAGCCAAGAACTGCGGCGGTGCCGTGCCCACCCACGGCGAATTCACCGAAGCCGACCGCAAGATCCTCGACGAGGCGGCAGCCCTCTACGAGCCGGTCCGTGCAGACTTCGACGAGCAGGCATTCCACCGCGCACTCGACCGCATCTGGACCGTTCTCGCAGACACCAACGCCTACTTCGCAGAGCAGGAACCCTGGACCCTGCGCAAGAACGGCGAACTCGACCGCATGAACACCGTCCTGTACGTAACCCTCGAGGTCGTACGCCAGGTTGCCCTGCTGTTGCAGCCCGTCATGCCCGACTCAACCGCCAAGCTGCTGACCCTGCTCGGCGTACCCGAAGGCGACGCACGCCAGTTCGCAGCCCTCGGCACCGCACTCGTGCCCGGCACCGAACTGCCCGCACCCGCACCGGTGTTCCCCCGCTACGAAGCGCCCAAGGCATAA
- a CDS encoding ABC transporter ATP-binding protein, translating into MTTTTPHAQTAQPAVSARNLSKTYGMGEATVHALNNVSVDFEQGKFTAIMGPSGSGKSTLMQTIATLDTPDPNPATSIRIGGTELFGLKDNALTEFRREHIGFIFQAFNLVPTLTAGQNIDLPLGLAGKKPDPQWRDYLVKTLGLETRLDHRPEQLSGGQQQRVAIVRALLARPEVVFADEPTGNLDSNSGAEVLRLLRAAATDHAQTILMVTHDANAASYADRVVFIKDGMVAGEMIEPTYDAVLGAMAQLEGR; encoded by the coding sequence ATGACTACGACAACTCCTCACGCACAGACGGCACAGCCTGCCGTCTCCGCACGAAACCTTTCCAAAACCTACGGCATGGGTGAAGCTACCGTCCACGCCCTCAACAACGTCTCCGTTGACTTTGAGCAGGGCAAGTTCACCGCCATTATGGGCCCCTCCGGCTCGGGTAAGTCCACGCTGATGCAGACCATCGCAACCCTGGACACCCCCGACCCGAACCCGGCAACCTCGATTCGTATTGGCGGTACCGAGCTCTTCGGCCTGAAGGACAACGCCCTCACCGAGTTCCGCCGCGAACACATCGGCTTCATCTTCCAGGCGTTCAACCTGGTGCCCACCCTCACCGCGGGCCAGAACATTGACCTGCCGCTGGGCCTTGCCGGTAAGAAGCCCGACCCGCAGTGGCGCGACTACCTGGTCAAGACCCTCGGCCTGGAAACCCGCCTCGACCACCGCCCCGAACAGCTCTCCGGCGGTCAGCAGCAGCGCGTCGCCATCGTGCGCGCACTGCTTGCACGCCCCGAAGTGGTCTTCGCCGACGAACCGACCGGTAACCTCGACTCCAACTCCGGCGCCGAGGTGCTGCGCCTGCTGCGTGCCGCCGCAACCGACCACGCACAGACCATCCTCATGGTCACCCACGACGCAAACGCCGCCTCCTACGCAGACCGCGTGGTCTTCATCAAGGACGGCATGGTCGCCGGCGAAATGATCGAACCCACCTACGACGCCGTCCTCGGCGCAATGGCACAGCTGGAAGGTCGATAA
- a CDS encoding ABC transporter permease, with protein sequence MATTLNTVARSNLRASKGKYILTGIGIAISSFFIAAIMMLTNSLQATVNSSVSDVLSRAEAVVASAATTSDGKDSTAIFLTRDQIKKVEQSNLLSGYWVQYAVAGTIGTGDQKAQVQYNQLPADSSLFPYKVQGKIPSSDHEIMVSTYFAKKHNLSLNGKVTSTDVVESVSAPGTDKTAEYTVVGLFDPGFEGSTTNQAVFIGGTSLGEATLQAAETENKSSAAGYRSMAGANLIYLKFKDGVTDAKLKSLQDTLSSGDTKNDPRVMTGQKLLEDYQKSISTVFTSISVVLGAFAALALLVSSFVISNTFAVLVGQRIRELALLRTLGARGGSLVRMLLVESITVGVVFSLIGALLTFPVGMLVGANLTSIMISYSITPVIISTLICTIVTVLASLSPARSALSISPISAMSEHTNLEVRKPGKVGPILGLVFGVAGIGLVMLAQNQGSGEGAGNKAILFMMGAALLLGIAVFLITPLVLPPLVRALGAVTRTQTGKLALANALRSPKRTVSTGRAVLVGTLVVSTVLTGYSVLSASLTKALDQQYPISAQARYSSYDQSEAASTVTKAEGIASKVKGIKNVQASAVGYAAGVVDYTVEYEGQTANQNADLVALSSSDLKAILPDENSNLADDTVLVPQGLWKSAGLNESSRLKAHGPLGELELKPVKSETKQTLLIVNPATAAKLQDSKNPQAVANPAAEEAQKRMEEAIASGDQEAQTKAAHLTVTSQARGNDTFVLVRAASPLTSSENVTLQADLNRASPDSSFTGGLQERQTYDQLLTVMLTFTLVMLMLAVVISIIGVANTMTLSVNERRRENAMLRSLGLSRKQLRRMISIEAILITLAAVVLGMVSGAVIGSLSAQIIMSSMSASAPLVLDLPYVWYVVILIVGVLAAMLASALPAARSARMSPVEGMRG encoded by the coding sequence GTGGCAACCACACTGAACACGGTGGCGCGCTCCAACCTGCGCGCCTCCAAAGGAAAATACATCCTCACGGGTATAGGCATCGCGATTTCGTCCTTCTTTATCGCAGCCATCATGATGCTCACCAACTCGCTGCAGGCGACCGTCAACTCCTCCGTCAGTGACGTGCTCTCCCGCGCCGAGGCGGTCGTCGCCTCCGCCGCTACAACCAGCGACGGTAAAGACAGCACCGCCATCTTCCTGACCCGCGACCAGATTAAGAAGGTGGAACAGAGCAACCTGCTCTCCGGCTACTGGGTGCAGTACGCCGTTGCAGGTACGATCGGCACCGGCGATCAGAAAGCCCAGGTGCAGTACAACCAGCTGCCCGCCGACTCGAGCCTCTTCCCGTACAAGGTGCAGGGCAAAATCCCCAGTAGCGACCACGAAATCATGGTCTCTACCTACTTTGCGAAGAAGCACAACCTCTCGCTGAACGGCAAGGTCACCAGCACCGACGTTGTAGAATCCGTCAGCGCCCCCGGTACTGACAAGACCGCCGAATATACCGTCGTCGGTCTGTTCGACCCCGGGTTTGAAGGCTCCACTACCAATCAGGCTGTCTTCATTGGCGGCACCAGCCTCGGCGAAGCCACCCTGCAAGCAGCCGAGACAGAAAATAAGAGCTCCGCGGCAGGCTACCGCAGCATGGCTGGCGCGAACCTCATCTACCTCAAGTTCAAGGACGGCGTAACCGACGCCAAACTCAAGAGCCTGCAGGATACCCTCAGCAGCGGCGACACGAAGAACGACCCGCGCGTCATGACCGGTCAGAAGCTGCTGGAAGACTACCAGAAGAGTATCTCCACGGTCTTCACCTCCATTAGCGTGGTCCTGGGCGCCTTCGCGGCACTGGCTCTGCTGGTTTCCTCCTTCGTCATCTCCAACACCTTCGCGGTGCTGGTCGGCCAGCGCATCCGTGAGCTCGCCCTGCTGCGCACCCTCGGTGCCCGCGGCGGCTCCCTCGTGCGGATGCTGCTCGTCGAATCCATTACCGTGGGCGTGGTGTTCTCCCTCATCGGTGCACTGCTGACCTTCCCGGTCGGCATGCTGGTTGGTGCGAACCTCACCAGCATCATGATTTCGTACTCGATTACCCCGGTAATCATCAGTACCCTGATCTGCACCATCGTCACGGTTCTGGCGTCGCTCTCCCCGGCACGAAGCGCCCTGAGCATCTCGCCCATTAGCGCGATGAGCGAACACACCAACCTTGAGGTGCGCAAGCCCGGCAAGGTCGGCCCGATCCTGGGTCTGGTCTTCGGTGTCGCAGGTATCGGCCTGGTTATGCTGGCTCAGAACCAGGGTTCCGGTGAGGGTGCCGGCAATAAGGCTATCCTCTTCATGATGGGGGCCGCGCTGCTGCTCGGTATTGCAGTCTTCCTCATCACCCCGCTGGTACTGCCGCCGCTGGTACGCGCCCTCGGCGCGGTCACCCGCACCCAGACCGGCAAGCTCGCGCTCGCCAACGCGCTGCGTTCGCCCAAGCGCACCGTCTCCACCGGTCGTGCCGTGCTGGTGGGTACCCTGGTCGTGTCGACTGTGCTGACCGGTTACTCGGTGTTGAGCGCCTCGCTGACCAAGGCCCTGGATCAGCAGTACCCGATTTCTGCGCAGGCAAGGTACAGCTCTTATGACCAGTCTGAGGCGGCCTCCACCGTGACCAAGGCGGAAGGTATCGCCTCCAAGGTCAAGGGTATTAAGAACGTTCAGGCATCCGCCGTCGGTTACGCAGCCGGTGTGGTTGACTACACCGTCGAGTACGAGGGTCAGACCGCCAACCAGAACGCTGACCTGGTGGCGTTGAGCTCCTCCGATTTGAAGGCAATCCTGCCGGACGAAAACTCGAACCTTGCTGACGACACCGTGCTCGTACCCCAGGGACTCTGGAAGTCCGCTGGATTGAATGAGTCCAGCCGCCTGAAGGCGCACGGCCCGCTCGGCGAACTGGAGCTTAAGCCCGTCAAGTCCGAAACCAAGCAGACCCTGCTGATTGTTAACCCTGCCACCGCCGCTAAGTTGCAGGACTCCAAGAACCCGCAGGCAGTTGCCAACCCCGCCGCTGAGGAAGCTCAGAAGCGCATGGAAGAAGCCATCGCGAGCGGCGATCAGGAAGCGCAGACCAAGGCGGCACATCTGACCGTCACCAGCCAGGCACGCGGTAATGACACCTTCGTTCTGGTGCGTGCGGCATCCCCGCTGACCAGTAGCGAGAACGTGACCCTGCAGGCTGACCTGAACCGAGCCAGCCCGGACAGCTCCTTCACCGGTGGCTTGCAGGAACGTCAAACCTACGACCAGCTGCTGACCGTCATGCTGACCTTCACCCTGGTGATGCTCATGCTCGCAGTGGTCATCTCCATCATTGGTGTGGCGAACACGATGACCCTGTCGGTCAACGAACGCCGCCGTGAGAACGCGATGCTCCGCTCGCTGGGCCTGTCCCGCAAGCAGCTGCGCCGCATGATTTCCATTGAGGCGATCCTGATTACGCTCGCCGCAGTGGTGCTCGGTATGGTTTCCGGTGCGGTGATTGGTAGCCTCTCGGCACAGATTATTATGTCTTCCATGAGCGCTTCCGCCCCGCTGGTGCTTGACCTGCCGTACGTCTGGTACGTGGTCATCCTGATTGTAGGTGTGCTCGCCGCGATGCTCGCTTCGGCTCTGCCGGCGGCTCGTTCGGCTCGCATGTCCCCGGTTGAGGGTATGCGCGGCTAA
- a CDS encoding response regulator, producing MYSSAPQNTQPIRVMLVDDQRLVRGGLSMLVNSQPDLKVVMEADDGLAAIDVFDRMVSEGQAPQVILMDVRMPHCDGLEAARRILERDAQRAESDCEADERVRIIMLTTFDIDEYVYSAVRAGASGFLLKDTPPEQLLEAIRTVHRGDAVIAPSATRRLLEQMIPVLDSPAPAAPVAPAAPAAESVQVAPPAAGSELPKATFIPADSASLAPVEDYPHRELIEQLSPREFEVLGLIARGLSNAEITRELVLSEATVKTHVSHVLAKLGARDRVQAVIMAYEAGIAH from the coding sequence ATGTACTCTTCCGCACCACAGAACACCCAGCCAATCCGCGTGATGCTCGTTGACGACCAGCGCCTAGTGCGCGGCGGTCTGAGCATGCTCGTGAACTCCCAGCCGGACCTGAAGGTCGTCATGGAAGCTGATGACGGCCTGGCGGCGATTGATGTTTTTGACCGCATGGTCTCTGAGGGGCAGGCGCCGCAGGTCATCCTCATGGATGTGCGCATGCCGCACTGCGACGGCCTGGAGGCGGCACGCCGTATTCTGGAGCGTGACGCTCAGCGTGCGGAAAGTGATTGTGAGGCGGATGAGCGGGTGCGCATTATCATGCTCACCACCTTCGATATTGATGAGTACGTGTATTCGGCGGTGCGTGCCGGTGCGAGCGGTTTCTTGTTGAAGGACACTCCGCCGGAGCAGCTGCTGGAGGCGATTCGTACGGTGCATCGTGGGGATGCGGTGATTGCGCCGTCTGCGACTCGCCGCCTGTTGGAGCAGATGATTCCGGTGCTGGACTCCCCCGCTCCTGCCGCTCCTGTTGCTCCTGCCGCTCCTGCCGCCGAGTCTGTGCAGGTTGCTCCCCCGGCAGCGGGTTCTGAGCTTCCTAAGGCGACGTTTATTCCGGCTGATTCTGCGAGCCTCGCGCCTGTTGAGGATTATCCGCACCGTGAGTTGATTGAGCAGTTGTCGCCGCGTGAGTTTGAGGTGTTGGGTCTGATTGCGCGTGGCTTGTCGAATGCGGAGATTACGCGGGAGTTGGTGCTGTCGGAGGCGACGGTGAAGACGCATGTGTCGCATGTGTTGGCGAAGTTGGGTGCGCGTGATCGTGTGCAGGCGGTCATTATGGCGTATGAGGCGGGTATCGCCCACTAG
- a CDS encoding histidine kinase: MPLKHTEPQKNPQHSTETAGSGYAVTHTRGISESIDLPADAITASSRVQSYLRDNRGWMNIIVVAHMQFFCCVLSVAFINGYGWIPLISALCSTTALYFRYRFPYGSIYVVIAALCLTLLSPFPDSLAVTCYPPVTLAAYHIGRHWTRRARFRGLILGWVGALAVTVQASLSFLYHWDDIPARIFISLMLGVLCGSIFTVFWFLGDSRRMRELRSEEFEERARRLEYEQEQERRLAAQDERTRIAREMHDIVAHSLSSIISQADGARYAAASARTARAQQTQQAEQSGQAEQSGQVQQQSTPDIAEQTLELIAETARDSLTQMRSLLGLLRTDETTTYAPVPTLSDVPALVEQSRRAGLPVTFTGITGTMARTLPQGAELAAYRTVQEALTNALKHSPGAATTVTIHWGEDGLHLRVQNGPVSAVSPASTSASNQRASSPVPGSGNGLRGMSERIALYHGTLTYGLQPDGGWLVEATLPYRDL; this comes from the coding sequence ATGCCCCTCAAGCACACCGAACCCCAGAAGAACCCACAGCACAGCACAGAGACGGCCGGATCAGGCTACGCCGTAACGCATACCCGCGGCATCTCAGAAAGCATCGACCTGCCCGCCGATGCAATCACCGCCTCCAGCCGCGTGCAAAGCTACCTCAGAGACAACCGCGGCTGGATGAACATTATCGTCGTCGCGCACATGCAGTTCTTCTGCTGCGTACTCTCCGTTGCCTTCATCAATGGCTACGGCTGGATCCCGCTCATCTCCGCGCTCTGCAGCACCACCGCGCTCTACTTCCGCTACCGCTTCCCCTACGGCAGCATCTACGTGGTCATCGCGGCGCTCTGCCTCACCCTCCTGTCTCCCTTCCCCGACTCACTCGCAGTCACCTGCTACCCGCCGGTCACCCTCGCCGCCTACCATATCGGCAGGCACTGGACCCGCCGCGCCCGCTTCCGCGGCCTCATTCTCGGCTGGGTCGGCGCACTCGCCGTCACCGTGCAGGCCTCACTCTCATTCCTCTACCACTGGGACGACATACCCGCCCGCATCTTCATCTCCCTGATGCTCGGCGTGCTCTGCGGATCTATCTTCACTGTCTTCTGGTTCCTCGGCGACTCCCGCCGCATGCGCGAACTGCGCAGCGAAGAGTTCGAAGAACGCGCCCGCCGCCTCGAATACGAGCAGGAACAGGAACGCCGCCTCGCCGCGCAGGACGAACGCACACGCATCGCCCGTGAAATGCACGATATTGTGGCGCACTCGCTCTCCAGCATTATTTCTCAGGCGGATGGGGCACGCTACGCCGCCGCGAGCGCCCGCACCGCACGCGCACAGCAAACACAACAGGCAGAGCAGTCGGGTCAGGCTGAGCAGTCGGGTCAGGTTCAGCAGCAGAGCACACCGGATATTGCCGAGCAGACCCTCGAACTCATCGCAGAGACGGCACGTGACTCCCTCACCCAGATGCGTTCCCTACTCGGGCTACTCCGCACCGACGAGACAACCACCTACGCGCCCGTGCCCACCCTCAGCGACGTGCCCGCCCTCGTGGAGCAGAGCCGCCGCGCCGGACTACCCGTCACCTTCACCGGAATCACCGGCACTATGGCACGCACCCTGCCGCAGGGCGCCGAACTGGCGGCGTACCGCACCGTGCAGGAGGCGCTCACCAACGCGCTCAAGCACTCCCCCGGCGCAGCAACCACCGTCACCATTCACTGGGGCGAGGACGGTCTGCACTTGCGGGTTCAGAACGGCCCGGTTTCCGCTGTTTCCCCTGCCTCGACCTCAGCCTCGAATCAGCGCGCCAGCAGCCCGGTACCCGGTAGCGGTAACGGTCTGCGCGGCATGAGCGAGCGCATCGCCCTCTACCACGGCACCCTCACCTACGGTCTGCAGCCCGACGGCGGCTGGCTCGTTGAGGCGACGCTCCCCTACCGCGACCTCTAA
- a CDS encoding 3-isopropylmalate dehydrogenase, with protein MTEARSIDLAVIPGDGIGPEIITEAQRILTRACELENITVTPTHYKLGAEHWLETGETLPDSTMDALKQHDAILFGAIGADPRSGKIPSGLIEREMLLKLRFAFDHYINLRPSRLYPGAVSPLANPGNIDFVVVREGTEGPYIGNGGVIRSGTPHEIATEVSLNTAHGVERLVRYAFELASTRRKKVTLVHKTNVLTHAGRLYNRYFTEIAAEFPEVETDYLHIDATTIFMVTDPARFDVIVTDNLFGDIITDLAGAVTGGIGYAASGNINAVGEFPSMFEPVHGSAPDIARQNKANPTAAILAGAMLLRHLGHDAAAARIEDAVEADMRENGASVRGTDQVGADVLARLG; from the coding sequence ATGACTGAAGCACGTAGCATCGACCTCGCCGTCATCCCCGGCGACGGCATCGGCCCCGAAATCATTACCGAAGCCCAGCGCATCCTCACCCGCGCCTGCGAGCTCGAAAACATCACCGTAACCCCCACCCACTACAAGCTCGGCGCCGAGCACTGGCTGGAAACCGGTGAAACCCTGCCCGACTCCACCATGGACGCCCTCAAGCAGCACGACGCGATCCTCTTCGGCGCCATCGGTGCAGACCCGCGCAGCGGCAAGATTCCCTCCGGTCTCATCGAACGCGAAATGCTCCTGAAGCTGCGCTTCGCTTTCGACCACTACATCAACCTGCGCCCCTCCCGCCTGTACCCCGGCGCAGTCTCCCCGCTTGCCAACCCTGGCAACATCGACTTCGTCGTCGTGCGTGAAGGTACCGAAGGCCCCTACATCGGCAACGGCGGCGTCATCCGCAGCGGCACCCCCCACGAAATCGCCACCGAAGTCTCCCTCAACACCGCACACGGCGTGGAGCGCCTGGTACGCTACGCCTTCGAGCTGGCGTCCACCCGCCGCAAGAAGGTCACCCTCGTGCACAAGACCAACGTGCTCACCCACGCAGGTCGCCTCTACAACCGCTACTTCACCGAAATCGCGGCTGAATTCCCCGAGGTTGAGACCGACTACCTGCACATTGACGCGACCACCATCTTCATGGTCACCGACCCTGCCCGCTTCGACGTGATCGTCACCGACAACCTCTTCGGCGACATCATCACCGACCTCGCCGGTGCAGTCACCGGCGGTATCGGCTACGCGGCAAGCGGCAACATCAACGCCGTCGGCGAGTTCCCCTCCATGTTCGAGCCCGTACACGGCTCCGCACCGGACATCGCCCGCCAGAACAAGGCAAACCCCACCGCCGCAATCCTCGCCGGCGCAATGCTGCTGCGCCACCTCGGCCACGACGCCGCCGCAGCCCGCATTGAGGACGCCGTTGAGGCAGATATGCGCGAGAACGGCGCGAGCGTGCGCGGAACCGATCAGGTCGGCGCGGACGTGCTCGCACGCCTCGGTTAA
- a CDS encoding branched-chain amino acid aminotransferase encodes MAIEFSHEANQSPATAERRAEILANPGFGDYFSDHMVTIDWEGDYKTGGTWYDARVHPYGPLVLDPAASVFHYGQEIFEGVKGYRHADGSVWTFRPEKNAARFANSAHRLSLPELPAETFIESLRELVKMDEQWVPTGDGEAFYFRPFMIATEAFLGVRPARHVQYHVIGSPAGNYFGTPEPVDIWLSTTYARAGEGGTGAAKCGGNYAASMIAQTEGEKHGCKQVIFKDPHRGDAIEELGGMNVFFVFGKENKIVTPELTGTILEGVTRSSLIQLAKDRGMTVEERAITLTEWREGVANGDITEIFACGTAAVVAPIGKLKAEDFEIPAPTEHFGEISKSLREELVGIQLGTVEDRHGWMTRLI; translated from the coding sequence ATGGCCATCGAATTCAGCCACGAAGCAAACCAGTCACCCGCCACCGCCGAACGCCGCGCCGAAATCCTCGCAAACCCCGGATTCGGCGACTACTTCAGCGACCACATGGTCACCATCGACTGGGAAGGCGACTACAAGACCGGCGGCACCTGGTACGACGCACGAGTTCACCCCTACGGCCCGCTCGTCCTCGACCCCGCAGCATCCGTCTTCCACTACGGCCAGGAAATCTTCGAAGGCGTCAAGGGCTACCGCCACGCCGACGGCTCCGTATGGACCTTCCGCCCCGAAAAGAACGCGGCACGTTTCGCGAACTCTGCACACCGTCTCTCCCTGCCCGAACTGCCCGCAGAGACCTTCATCGAATCCCTGCGCGAACTCGTGAAGATGGACGAACAGTGGGTACCCACCGGCGACGGTGAAGCCTTCTACTTCCGCCCCTTCATGATCGCAACCGAGGCGTTCCTGGGCGTTCGCCCCGCACGCCACGTGCAGTACCACGTCATCGGCTCGCCCGCAGGTAACTACTTCGGCACCCCCGAACCCGTGGACATCTGGCTCTCCACCACCTACGCCCGCGCAGGCGAAGGCGGCACCGGTGCGGCAAAGTGCGGCGGTAACTACGCAGCGTCCATGATTGCCCAGACCGAAGGTGAAAAGCACGGCTGCAAGCAGGTCATCTTCAAGGACCCGCACCGCGGCGACGCCATCGAAGAGCTCGGCGGCATGAACGTGTTCTTCGTCTTCGGCAAGGAAAACAAGATTGTTACCCCCGAACTGACCGGCACCATCCTCGAAGGCGTGACCCGCTCCTCGCTGATTCAGCTCGCCAAAGACCGCGGCATGACCGTCGAAGAGCGCGCCATCACCCTCACCGAATGGCGTGAAGGCGTGGCAAACGGCGACATCACCGAAATCTTCGCCTGCGGCACCGCAGCAGTGGTCGCACCCATCGGCAAGCTCAAGGCAGAAGACTTCGAAATCCCGGCACCCACCGAGCACTTCGGCGAAATCTCCAAGAGCCTGCGCGAAGAGCTCGTCGGCATTCAGCTGGGCACTGTTGAGGACCGCCACGGCTGGATGACCCGCCTCATCTAA
- a CDS encoding fumarylacetoacetate hydrolase family protein, which produces MRIARFTVNNELHFGLVEGDAGEETLRVLAGDPFYSGIEPTGTTYPIDQVRLLAPIIPRSKVIGAIANWAGTEAPASPQFFLKPNTTVIGPGDPVTLPEYSEAVSAEGELAVIIGRIAKSVPLERVHEVIFGYTVANDLTARDLLEDRQWTRAKGFDGSTPLGPWIETDLDTDSLNITTWVDGDVVQEGNTSEMHYSVAEQVAAASEIFTLLPGDVLLTGTPAGISVLRDGNEVEVEVEGIGSLVTRVRD; this is translated from the coding sequence ATGCGTATTGCACGATTTACCGTAAATAATGAGCTCCACTTCGGGCTGGTAGAAGGTGACGCAGGCGAAGAAACCCTGCGCGTACTCGCCGGCGACCCCTTCTACTCGGGTATCGAACCGACCGGCACCACCTACCCCATCGACCAGGTGCGCCTGCTCGCCCCGATTATCCCCCGCTCCAAGGTGATTGGAGCGATCGCAAACTGGGCAGGAACCGAGGCGCCCGCCTCCCCGCAGTTCTTCCTCAAGCCCAACACCACCGTCATTGGCCCCGGCGACCCCGTGACCCTGCCCGAGTACTCCGAAGCCGTCAGCGCAGAAGGTGAACTCGCCGTCATTATCGGTCGTATCGCCAAGTCCGTGCCTCTCGAGCGCGTGCACGAAGTCATCTTCGGCTACACCGTAGCCAACGACCTCACCGCCCGCGACCTGCTCGAAGACCGCCAGTGGACCCGCGCCAAGGGCTTCGACGGCTCCACCCCGCTCGGCCCCTGGATCGAAACCGACCTGGACACCGACTCGCTGAACATCACCACCTGGGTTGACGGCGACGTCGTGCAGGAAGGCAACACCTCCGAAATGCACTACTCCGTAGCCGAACAGGTTGCCGCAGCCTCCGAAATCTTCACCCTGCTGCCCGGCGACGTACTGCTCACCGGCACCCCCGCCGGCATCAGCGTACTGCGCGACGGCAACGAAGTAGAGGTCGAAGTCGAAGGCATCGGCTCCCTCGTCACCCGCGTGCGCGACTAA